AATAAAACGTACAAGGTACAGCCTCATACAGCTTAAAGGCATATAAAGCTGCAATCCAAGCATTATCAGAAAAATCAGTTGGTAATAGAATGTGTTTTCTCATAAAATATATTTTAAATTAATGGGATAAGTTAAAGCTTCTAGCGCGCTTTTCCTATGATAAAAATCATAAGTTTCAAGGAATAACCCAAAACGCGTTTTAAATTGAATCCCGGAAATGTATGAAGCAATAACGCGACAAGATGTTTTAAAATAAACTCAACCTTTTTAATAAAAGACTAAGATATCGATTTTATATACATCTGTCAATAGATACTAGGATTCTAATAGTTTAAAATGATTAAATAATGTGAAATTCGCTAGCAATACCCCGTTTAATTATCAACCAAATATAAGGTGTTTATGTCCATATTAACGACATAGTTTAGCTTTCATATAGCGTGCATTCATTTCGGCAATACTCCGGATGGAAATCTCCGCGGGACATTCTACTTCACATGCCGCCGTAAAGGTACAACTGCCAAAATTTTCTAATTCCATTTGGGCTGTCATATCCAACAACCGCTTATGGGCTTCCGGTTCACCTTGTGGAAGTTTATTTAAGTGGTTTATTTTTGCCGAGGTAAATAAGGCTGCAGATGCATTTTTACAAGTTGCCACACAAGCACCACAACCTATACAGGCGGCGACATCCATAGCGGCATCGGCCACATCTTTGGAAATGAGAATGGCATTAGCTTCGGCAGCTGTACCTGTTTTTGCTGTTATATAGGCGCCTTGTTCCACTATTCTATCGAAGGCCGTTCGGTTAACTACTAAATCCTTAATAACCGGAAAAGCAGCTGCGCGCCAGGGTTCTACAACAATGGTATCCCCATCTTTAAAGCTACGCA
Above is a window of Bizionia sp. M204 DNA encoding:
- a CDS encoding succinate dehydrogenase/fumarate reductase iron-sulfur subunit, with translation MKITFNIWRQDHSGAQGSLKAYIVDGLSGDMSFLEALDYLNETLVLKNEKVIAFESDCREGICGQCGVFINGRAHGPHDHITTCQLHMRSFKDGDTIVVEPWRAAAFPVIKDLVVNRTAFDRIVEQGAYITAKTGTAAEANAILISKDVADAAMDVAACIGCGACVATCKNASAALFTSAKINHLNKLPQGEPEAHKRLLDMTAQMELENFGSCTFTAACEVECPAEISIRSIAEMNARYMKAKLCR